In Parasteatoda tepidariorum isolate YZ-2023 chromosome 2, CAS_Ptep_4.0, whole genome shotgun sequence, one DNA window encodes the following:
- the LOC139425093 gene encoding uncharacterized protein, with amino-acid sequence MPRKSNIPSVVLSTLLLLGFLVVSTEAGLYKMMSELWDDPWESKGITFGIKSKGMTAIIPIPLPIPIFSKDKKKDSGGDKGGDTGGWEAPADNGGGGGGWWR; translated from the exons ATGCCTCGAAAAAGCAACATCCCATCTGTGGTACTGTCTACACTTCTACTGTTGGGGTTTCTAGTCGTGTCGACAGAGGCTGGTCTCTATAAAATGATGTCCGAACTTTGGGACGACCCCTGGGAAAGCAAAGGAATCACTTTCGGCATAAAGTCAAAAGGAATGACAGCCATTATTCCCATACCTTTACCTATTCCTATATTCTCGAAGGACAAGAAAAAAGACAGTGGAGGTGACAAAGGAGGAGATACGGGAGGATGGGAGGCACC ggcAGATAATGGTGGTGGTGGCGGAGGCTGGTGGCGATAA